The Primulina tabacum isolate GXHZ01 chromosome 7, ASM2559414v2, whole genome shotgun sequence genome includes a window with the following:
- the LOC142552375 gene encoding protein PHOX1 produces MGKPTGKKKISPASKPIDGNGKHTKTLERNSKSFDEDTAIFINMSQELKDEGNKLFQKRDHEGAMLKYEKALKLLPANHIDVAYLRSNMAACYIQMGIGEYPRAINQCNLALKVTPKYGKALLKRARCYEVLNRLDLALRDVNSVLSMEPNNLTALDIADTVKRAIEKRGLVVEDHEIVLPPDYVEPADTPVSRKVVKEKGKKGKSGKFDRKNIEEPRENKINEINEKKADEGKMVVEEKRSVKEEKVIMKSVKLVHGEDIRWAQLPVNCSLRLVRDVVVNRFPSLKGALIKYKDQEGDLVTITMTDELRIAEELADPHGFLRLYIAEVSPDKEPLYEGVGIKEDLQSYEKPTIISESSIVDKVPFCVEDWIVQFARLFKNHVGFDCDSYLDLHGIGMKLYSEAMEETVTSEDAQKLFDIAAAKFQEMAALALFNLGNVHLSKTRKRLLLAEDSSTESISTQVKIAYGWAQNEYVKAGIRYEEALKVKPDFYEGLLALGQQQFEQAKLSWSYVIGSKAELDIEESAQVLEFYNKAEDNMEKGMQMWEEMEEERLNGLSKYEKDNLELRRYGLDGLFKDISADEAAKQAANTRSQIYLLWGTMLYERSVVEYKLSLPTWEECLEVAIEKFQLAEALETDIAVMIKNHCSNETALEGFKVDEIVQAWNEMYDADRWRIGAASFRLEPLFRRRSPKLHSLLEHL; encoded by the exons atgggaaagcCAACCGGGAAGAAGAAAATTTCCCCGGCATCAAAACCCATTGATGGCAATGGGAAGCATACCAAAACATTGGAACGTAACTCCAAGTCATTTGATGAAGAcactgctatcttcatcaaCATGTCTCAAGAACTGAAGGACGAAGGAAACAAGCTGTTCCAGAAACGTGATCATGAAGGTGCAATGTTGAAGTATGAAAAGGCCCTCAAGTTGCTTCCAGCAAaccatatcgatgttgcttatcTGCGTAGTAACATGGCTGCTTGTTACATTCAAATGGGCATAGGCGAGTATCCTCGAGCTATAAATCAATGCAACTTAGCACTTAAAGTAACTCCCAAGTATGGTAAGGCTCTTTTGAAGAGGGCAAGGTGCTATGAGGTCTTGAACAGGCTTGACCTTGCTCTAAGGGATGTCAATAGCGTGTTGAGCATGGAACCCAATAATTTGACTGCATTGGACATTGCTGATACTGTGAAAAGGGCAATTGAGAAAAGGGGTCTGGTGGTTGAAGACCATGAAATAGTTCTGCCCCCAGACTATGTTGAGCCTGCTGATACACCTGTTTCTCGCAAGGTTGTGAAAGAGAAGGGGAAAAAAGGGAAGAGTGGTAAGTTTGACAGGAAGAATATCGAGGAACCCAGGGAGAATAAAATCAATGAAATTAACGAAAAGAAGGCTGATGAAGGTAAAATGGTTGTAGAAGAGAAGAGAAGTGTTAAGGAAGAAAAAGTGATTATGAAGTCTGTGAAACTGGTTCATGGAGAGGATATTAGGTGGGCTCAATTACCTGTAAATTGTAGCTTGCGTTTAGTGAGAGACGTAGTTGTCAACAGATTTCCAAGTTTGAAGGGTGCGCTCATTAAGTATAAGGATCAAGAAGGTGATTTGGTCACCATCACTATGACTGATGAGCTAAGGATTGCTGAAGAATTGGCAGATCCTCATGGATTTTTGAGACTGTACATTGCTGAAGTTAGTCCCGATAAAGAACCACTTTATGAGGGAGTGGGCATTAAAGAGGATCTGCAAAGCTATGAGAAACCAACCATCATTTCAGAGAGCAGTATTGTGGATAAAGTGCCATTTTGTGTTGAGGATTGGATTGTCCAGTTCGCAAGGCTGTTCAAGAATCATGTTGGGTTTGATTGTGATTCGTACTTGGATCTTCATGGAATTGGTATGAAATTATACTCAGAAGCAATGGAAGAAACTGTTACGAGTGAAGATGCACAGAAGCTGTTTGACATCGCTGCAGCCAAGTTCCAAGAGATGGCTGCATTAGCGTTGTTTAATTTGGGAAACGTCCACTTGTCTAAGACAAGAAAGAGGTTGCTTCTTGCTGAAGATAGTTCTACCGAATCCATATCAACCCAGGTCAAAATTGCTTATGGTTGGGCTCAAAATGAATATGTGAAAGCAGGGATCAGATACGAGGAAGCTCTAAAAGTCAAACCAGACTTTTATGAAGGGCTTCTTGCACTAGGTCAGCAGCAATTTGAACAAGCAAAGCTTTCTTGGAGTTATGTTATCGGAAGCAAAGCTGAATTAGATATAGAGGAATCTGCACAGGTATTGGAGTTCTATAATAAGGCTGAGGATAATATGGAGAAAGGTATGCAAATGTGGGAAGAAATGGAAGAAGAACGTCTTAATGGACTCTCTAAATATGAAAAGGATAATTTAGAGTTGCGAAGATATGGGTTGGATGGGCTGTTTAAAGATATATCTGCAGATGAAGCTGCCAAGCAGGCAGCAAATACGAGGTCTCAGATTTACCTCCTTTGGGGTACAATGCTATATGAGCGTTCTGTTGTGGAATATAAGTTAAGTCTGCCAACTTGGGAGGAATGTCTAGAAGTTGCAATTGAAAAGTTTCAACTAGCGGAGGCGCTAGAGACAGATATTGCAGTTATGATAAAGAACCATTGCTCAAATGAAACTGCTCTTGAAG GTTTCAAAGTTGATGAGATAGTACAGGCATGGAATGAAATGTATGATGCTGATAGGTGGCGAATTGGTGCTGCATCTTTCCGGTTAGAACCCTTGTTCAGGAGGCGCTCCCCGAAACTTCATTCTCTATTGGAGCATCTTTGA
- the LOC142552376 gene encoding sister chromatid cohesion protein PDS5 homolog C-like isoform X2 encodes MPTLSDMELEEQLTAAGNALSQPPSSLDELLRLLDRIEELLSKVEQSPAKSMLTALSPLMDALITEYFLKHSDVDVKVGVASCVGDITRITAPDAPYDDDKMKDVFHLIVSSFEDLSDTSSRSHHKRASILETVAKVRSCVIMLDLECDQMIIEMFQHFLKAIRVHHSEIIFASMETIMTLVIEESEDISSDLLNPILDTLKRNNKEVLPIAKKLAEKVIQNCAQKLRPYLTQALKTSDTNFDDYSGVVASTCEPNASTVGHSNENISKYQKVAKEGSAETPVLDKDAPVTRSPKSISSINEIMTEETIPDAHYSNMADSSRNVEDKSMSKNVSNDLGARKPKISGLKVETDAKRKGRQFKPDNNLAVSSDLLDDQKQNEQVPCHQDIAAKDGSPDEILSVEADISLDNVNDVSIHPLRLKALEKEDINLASSTQSPGMPADSRSKKAGRANRKENLGTKETKKALEGTDILKAKQQRCSLKKKSDKTIDKDKVLAEEVLSKNDHMSTSDSEARSLDPTEKLGDASNKVDDGSSLSQKEVGKKGAQKKPESLKFSSKEDHGQDMVASPRIPLKSSKNEDSVEETKRMSNKRKRSPGIQKTSETKEYGEELVGSKVKVWWPKDQMFYEGVISSFDSVKKKHMVLYNDGDKEVLNLGRERWELVGDDSFATMGKSIEHSSPDASSDMKKKGFPISELSSKRRKIDGSLKSKSTSSGKLKDVKSGGKSGSKFKDDGKAELKSKSNSKSSGKSIADPVEDKNPQKHRGKSHDDSAKTSGRSGDDVAKTSSHSKPDRHRNVNSKGNTPQSGRSSSVNGTGTAKSSLSKSKETDHIKGKTTDLAKSQESIRGKSPDSAKSQESETKAAKKRRR; translated from the exons ATGCCGACGCTTTCAGATATGGAGCTGGAAGAACAGCTCACAGCAGCTGGGAACGCTCTTTCTCAGCCCCCCTCTTCTCTCGATGAGCTCCTCCGTCTCCTCGAT CGAATTGAGGAACTTCTATCAAAAGTGGAGCAGTCACCTGCCAAATCCATGCTAACTGCCCTTTCACCGCTAATGGATGCGTTGATTACAGAATATTTTCTAAAGCATTCTGATGTTGATGTAAAAGTAGGTGTGGCTTCTTGCGTCGGTGACATCACCAGAATTACTGCCCCAGATGCTCCATATGATGATGACAAAATGAAG GATGTTTTTCACTTGATTGTATCATCTTTTGAGGATTTATCGGACACATCTAGCAGATCTCATCATAAGAGGGCCTCTATTCTTGAAACTGTGGCAAAAGTCAGGTCTTGTGTTATCATGTTGGATTTAGAATGTGATCAGATGATCATTGAGATGTTTCAGCACTTTCTTAAAGCTATAAG AGTTCATCATTCAGAAATCATTTTTGCATCCATGGAGACCATTATGACACTGGTCATAGAAGAAAGTGAAGATATCTCTTCAGACCTACTCAATCCCATTTTAGATACCTTGAAAAGGAACAATAAG GAGGTTCTTCCAATCGCAAAGAAATTAGCTGAGAAAGTTATTCAGAATTGTGCACAGAAGCTTAGACCTTATTTAACACAAGCATTAAAAACTTCAGATACTAATTTTGATGATTATAGCGGAGTTGTAGCTTCCACATGCGAGCCAAATGCTAGTACTGTTGGGCACAGTAATGAAAACATCTCCAAATACCAGAAG GTGGCTAAAGAGGGTTCAGCTGAGACCCCTGTGCTGGATAAAGATGCCCCTGTGACAAGATCACCCAAGTCAATTAGCAGTATCAATGAGATCATGACTGAAGAAACAATTCCTGATGCACATTATTCAAACATGGCAGATTCTAGCCGAAATGTCGAGGACAAATCAATGTCCAAAAATGTATCTAATGATTTGGGTGCTCGAAAACCAAAGATCTCGGGGCTTAAAGTGGAAACCGATGCTAAGAGGAAGGGAAGACAATTTAAACCTGATAATAATTTAGCAGTGTCTTCAGATCTTCTTGATGATCAGAAACAAAATGAGCAAGTGCCATGTCACCAAGACATTGCAGCTAAAGATGGTTCACCTGATGAGATTCTCTCTGTTGAAGCTGACATATCTTTGGACAATGTTAATGATGTTAGTATTCATCCTCTGCGATTAAAAGCACTTGAGAAAGAGGATATAAATTTAGCATCTTCAACTCAAAGCCCTGGCATGCCTGCCGATAGTCGATCTAAGAAGGCTGGTCGAGCAAACAGGAAAGAGAACTTGGGTACAAAAGAGACTAAGAAGGCACTTGAAGGAACAGATATTTTAAAAGCAAAACAGCAGCGTTGCTCATTGAAAAAGAAATCTGACAAGACAATTGACAAGGATAAAGTTTTGGCGGAAGAAGTTTTATCCAAGAATGATCATATGAGTACCAGTGATTCAGAGGCAAGATCACTGGATCCAACTGAAAAGTTGGGGGATGCTAGTAACAAGGTGGATGATGGATCCTCTTTGTCACAGAAAGAAGTAGGGAAAAAGGGTGCACAAAAGAAACCCGAGAGTTTGAAATTTTCTTCCAAAGAAGATCACGGACAA GACATGGTTGCCTCACCAAGGATTCCtttaaaatcatcaaaaaatgAGGACAGTGTGGAAGAAACTAAAAGGATGAGTAATAAGAGAAAACGATCTCCAGGCATACAGAAA ACATCCGAGACTAAAGAGTACGGGGAGGAATTGGTTGGCTCAAAAGTTAAGGTCTGGTGGCCAAAAGATCAGAT GTTTTATGAAGGTGTTATTTCTTCTTTTGATTCTGTCAAGAAGAAGCATATG GTGTTGTATAATGATGGCGACAAAGAAGTACTAAATCTAGGAAGGGAGCGATGGGAATTGGTTGGAGATGATTCATTTGCTACCATG GGCAAATCTATTGAGCATTCAAGTCCTGATGCATCCTCAGACAT GAAGAAGAAAGGTTTTCCCATTTCTGAATTGTCAAGCAAGCGGAGGAAGATAGACGGTTCACTTAAAAG CAAGTCCACATCTTCTGGTAAGCTGAAAGATGTAAAGTCTGGTGGGAAATCTGGAAGCAAATTTAAGGATGATGGCAAAGCAGAGTTGAagtccaaaagtaactcaaaatcCAGTGGGAAATCTATAGCAGATCCTGTCGAGGATAAAAACCCTCAGAAACACAGGGGCAAATCTCATGATGATTCTGCCAAGACATCTGGTAGATCTGGAGATGATGTCGCCAAAACTTCGAGCCACTCGAAACCAGACCGCCACCGAAATGTCAATTCTAAAGGTAATACTCCACAAAGTGGCAGATCCAGTAGTGTCAACGGAACAGGGACAGCAAAATCTAGTTTGTCAAAGTCGAAAGAAACTGATCACATTAAGGGAAAAACCA
- the LOC142552376 gene encoding sister chromatid cohesion protein PDS5 homolog C-like isoform X1: MPTLSDMELEEQLTAAGNALSQPPSSLDELLRLLDRIEELLSKVEQSPAKSMLTALSPLMDALITEYFLKHSDVDVKVGVASCVGDITRITAPDAPYDDDKMKDVFHLIVSSFEDLSDTSSRSHHKRASILETVAKVRSCVIMLDLECDQMIIEMFQHFLKAIRVHHSEIIFASMETIMTLVIEESEDISSDLLNPILDTLKRNNKEVLPIAKKLAEKVIQNCAQKLRPYLTQALKTSDTNFDDYSGVVASTCEPNASTVGHSNENISKYQKVAKEGSAETPVLDKDAPVTRSPKSISSINEIMTEETIPDAHYSNMADSSRNVEDKSMSKNVSNDLGARKPKISGLKVETDAKRKGRQFKPDNNLAVSSDLLDDQKQNEQVPCHQDIAAKDGSPDEILSVEADISLDNVNDVSIHPLRLKALEKEDINLASSTQSPGMPADSRSKKAGRANRKENLGTKETKKALEGTDILKAKQQRCSLKKKSDKTIDKDKVLAEEVLSKNDHMSTSDSEARSLDPTEKLGDASNKVDDGSSLSQKEVGKKGAQKKPESLKFSSKEDHGQDMVASPRIPLKSSKNEDSVEETKRMSNKRKRSPGIQKTSETKEYGEELVGSKVKVWWPKDQMFYEGVISSFDSVKKKHMVLYNDGDKEVLNLGRERWELVGDDSFATMGKSIEHSSPDASSDMRRKKKGFPISELSSKRRKIDGSLKSKSTSSGKLKDVKSGGKSGSKFKDDGKAELKSKSNSKSSGKSIADPVEDKNPQKHRGKSHDDSAKTSGRSGDDVAKTSSHSKPDRHRNVNSKGNTPQSGRSSSVNGTGTAKSSLSKSKETDHIKGKTTDLAKSQESIRGKSPDSAKSQESETKAAKKRRR; this comes from the exons ATGCCGACGCTTTCAGATATGGAGCTGGAAGAACAGCTCACAGCAGCTGGGAACGCTCTTTCTCAGCCCCCCTCTTCTCTCGATGAGCTCCTCCGTCTCCTCGAT CGAATTGAGGAACTTCTATCAAAAGTGGAGCAGTCACCTGCCAAATCCATGCTAACTGCCCTTTCACCGCTAATGGATGCGTTGATTACAGAATATTTTCTAAAGCATTCTGATGTTGATGTAAAAGTAGGTGTGGCTTCTTGCGTCGGTGACATCACCAGAATTACTGCCCCAGATGCTCCATATGATGATGACAAAATGAAG GATGTTTTTCACTTGATTGTATCATCTTTTGAGGATTTATCGGACACATCTAGCAGATCTCATCATAAGAGGGCCTCTATTCTTGAAACTGTGGCAAAAGTCAGGTCTTGTGTTATCATGTTGGATTTAGAATGTGATCAGATGATCATTGAGATGTTTCAGCACTTTCTTAAAGCTATAAG AGTTCATCATTCAGAAATCATTTTTGCATCCATGGAGACCATTATGACACTGGTCATAGAAGAAAGTGAAGATATCTCTTCAGACCTACTCAATCCCATTTTAGATACCTTGAAAAGGAACAATAAG GAGGTTCTTCCAATCGCAAAGAAATTAGCTGAGAAAGTTATTCAGAATTGTGCACAGAAGCTTAGACCTTATTTAACACAAGCATTAAAAACTTCAGATACTAATTTTGATGATTATAGCGGAGTTGTAGCTTCCACATGCGAGCCAAATGCTAGTACTGTTGGGCACAGTAATGAAAACATCTCCAAATACCAGAAG GTGGCTAAAGAGGGTTCAGCTGAGACCCCTGTGCTGGATAAAGATGCCCCTGTGACAAGATCACCCAAGTCAATTAGCAGTATCAATGAGATCATGACTGAAGAAACAATTCCTGATGCACATTATTCAAACATGGCAGATTCTAGCCGAAATGTCGAGGACAAATCAATGTCCAAAAATGTATCTAATGATTTGGGTGCTCGAAAACCAAAGATCTCGGGGCTTAAAGTGGAAACCGATGCTAAGAGGAAGGGAAGACAATTTAAACCTGATAATAATTTAGCAGTGTCTTCAGATCTTCTTGATGATCAGAAACAAAATGAGCAAGTGCCATGTCACCAAGACATTGCAGCTAAAGATGGTTCACCTGATGAGATTCTCTCTGTTGAAGCTGACATATCTTTGGACAATGTTAATGATGTTAGTATTCATCCTCTGCGATTAAAAGCACTTGAGAAAGAGGATATAAATTTAGCATCTTCAACTCAAAGCCCTGGCATGCCTGCCGATAGTCGATCTAAGAAGGCTGGTCGAGCAAACAGGAAAGAGAACTTGGGTACAAAAGAGACTAAGAAGGCACTTGAAGGAACAGATATTTTAAAAGCAAAACAGCAGCGTTGCTCATTGAAAAAGAAATCTGACAAGACAATTGACAAGGATAAAGTTTTGGCGGAAGAAGTTTTATCCAAGAATGATCATATGAGTACCAGTGATTCAGAGGCAAGATCACTGGATCCAACTGAAAAGTTGGGGGATGCTAGTAACAAGGTGGATGATGGATCCTCTTTGTCACAGAAAGAAGTAGGGAAAAAGGGTGCACAAAAGAAACCCGAGAGTTTGAAATTTTCTTCCAAAGAAGATCACGGACAA GACATGGTTGCCTCACCAAGGATTCCtttaaaatcatcaaaaaatgAGGACAGTGTGGAAGAAACTAAAAGGATGAGTAATAAGAGAAAACGATCTCCAGGCATACAGAAA ACATCCGAGACTAAAGAGTACGGGGAGGAATTGGTTGGCTCAAAAGTTAAGGTCTGGTGGCCAAAAGATCAGAT GTTTTATGAAGGTGTTATTTCTTCTTTTGATTCTGTCAAGAAGAAGCATATG GTGTTGTATAATGATGGCGACAAAGAAGTACTAAATCTAGGAAGGGAGCGATGGGAATTGGTTGGAGATGATTCATTTGCTACCATG GGCAAATCTATTGAGCATTCAAGTCCTGATGCATCCTCAGACAT GCGCAGGAAGAAGAAAGGTTTTCCCATTTCTGAATTGTCAAGCAAGCGGAGGAAGATAGACGGTTCACTTAAAAG CAAGTCCACATCTTCTGGTAAGCTGAAAGATGTAAAGTCTGGTGGGAAATCTGGAAGCAAATTTAAGGATGATGGCAAAGCAGAGTTGAagtccaaaagtaactcaaaatcCAGTGGGAAATCTATAGCAGATCCTGTCGAGGATAAAAACCCTCAGAAACACAGGGGCAAATCTCATGATGATTCTGCCAAGACATCTGGTAGATCTGGAGATGATGTCGCCAAAACTTCGAGCCACTCGAAACCAGACCGCCACCGAAATGTCAATTCTAAAGGTAATACTCCACAAAGTGGCAGATCCAGTAGTGTCAACGGAACAGGGACAGCAAAATCTAGTTTGTCAAAGTCGAAAGAAACTGATCACATTAAGGGAAAAACCA